In Sander vitreus isolate 19-12246 chromosome 12, sanVit1, whole genome shotgun sequence, the following proteins share a genomic window:
- the atp1b3a gene encoding sodium/potassium-transporting ATPase subunit beta-3a, producing the protein MASTEDKSANKEITSSWKDSFYNPRTGEVMGRTASSWALILLFYLVFYCFLAGMFALTMWVMLLTLDDYVPKYRDRVPYPGLVIRPNALDMSFNKSDPLKYAEYVQHLETFLRRYNDTEQEKNEDCPRGEYFMQDDTEDMTKKACRFKRGFLSLCSGLSDTNFGYSEGKPCILLKMNRIIGLKPRGDPYINCTVKRDTPIQMQYFPSEGRIDKMYFPYYGKKAHESYVQPLVAVKLLLTKEDYNKELPVECRVEGTDLRNNDERDKFLGRVTFRIKVVE; encoded by the exons ATGGCGAGCACCGAGGATAAATCGGCAAACAAGGAGATCACATCCAGCTGGAAGGACTCCTTCTACAACCCGAGGACCGGGGAGGTGATGGGTCGCACGGCCAGCAGCTGGG CCCTCATCCTGTTGTTCTACCTGGTTTTCTACTGTTTCTTGGCCGGTATGTTCGCCCTGACCATGTGGGTGATGCTGCTCACTCTGGACGACTACGTGCCAAAGTACCGAGACCGCGTTCCCTATCCAG GGTTGGTGATTCGTCCAAATGCACTGGATATGTCGTTCAACAAATCCGACCCGCTCAAGTATGCAGAGTATGTCCAGCACCTGGAGACCTTCCTGCGAA gataTAATGATACAGAGCAGGAGAAGAACGAGGACTGCCCTCGAGGGGAGTATTTCATGCAGGACGACACCGAGGACATGACAAAGAAGGCTTGCCGCTTCAAGAGGGGCTTCCTGAGTCTCTGCTCTGGACTCTCTGACACCAACTTTGGATATTCTGAGGGCAAACCCTGCATACTGCTGAAAATGAACAGG ATCATTGGCCTGAAGCCTCGCGGGGATCCCTACATCAACTGCACAGTAAAA AGAGACACCCCGATTCAAATGCAGTATTTCCCCAGCGAGGGGCGCATTGATAAGATGTATTTCCCCTACTACGGCAAGAAAGCCCAT GAGTCTTACGTTCAGCCCCTGGTGGCCGTAAAGCTGCTGCTCACCAAGGAGGACTACAACAAGGAGCTGCCGGTGGAGTGCAGGGTGGAGGGCACCGACCTGCGCAACAACGACGAAAGGGATAAGTTCCTGGGCCGCGTCACCTTCAGGATCAAGGTGGTCGAGTAA